A genomic segment from Burkholderia plantarii encodes:
- a CDS encoding alkaline phosphatase family protein, with amino-acid sequence MSAARSRLVWLLIDGLSWRLVRMLAARRPDSTLTRCLLGGRAIPLQPLSPNCQTPPSLFSIFSGTDVARHGLTGYLLPAPAPGDPLAVADGFSAWPREIPMVWDRWAAGSTRFRLCAVPFVQPGRLGAALVGRTDVYGGSFSVAPDTVRDGGRLSIPALDIDLRVEARDDGITLHDPRSAAPPRHLAINHGLALPLAAHVPHGNAFRAIALHAMRIDGEPTLISFGYRAIDVQGAPAGSRAMQGGAAFATGDPGRLYGSGRLGRRLDEGGTGAAEHALVALMRVVHDSFAADVVAAVRAADADCVIGYDPAIDLLSHHLLKYLAPCRPDQPWAPLGEALFDIALGWIDELIDACLAASPEPLRCIAHSDHGMAPVHHDLFPNAWFEQAGVLIRDDAGQPDLARSAALLHPAENGLVMLHPGRLAACGFDPGTLIEAWRAALPESMRAGWHHFEGPAAVSGEPPGIEGWLMRCYWQAPAGTRLRFARAMPFVQPSRKGGDHAVWSRDPWLQGILVDAGGEPIGLPDQPALNLPDIVPLVCRDDMPSP; translated from the coding sequence ATGAGCGCGGCGCGCTCGCGGCTCGTGTGGCTGCTGATCGACGGGCTGTCGTGGCGGCTGGTCCGGATGCTGGCCGCGCGGCGGCCCGACTCGACCCTGACGCGCTGCCTGCTCGGCGGGCGCGCGATACCGTTGCAGCCGCTCTCGCCGAACTGCCAGACGCCGCCTTCGCTGTTCTCGATCTTCAGCGGCACCGACGTCGCCCGGCACGGCCTGACCGGCTACCTGCTGCCGGCGCCCGCGCCCGGCGATCCGCTCGCCGTCGCGGATGGATTCAGCGCATGGCCGCGCGAGATCCCGATGGTCTGGGACCGCTGGGCCGCCGGCTCGACGCGCTTCCGGCTGTGCGCCGTGCCGTTCGTGCAGCCCGGGCGGCTCGGCGCGGCGCTGGTGGGCCGCACCGACGTGTACGGCGGCAGCTTCTCGGTGGCGCCCGACACCGTGCGCGACGGCGGCCGCCTGTCGATTCCCGCGCTCGACATCGACCTGCGCGTCGAGGCCCGCGACGACGGCATCACGCTGCACGATCCGCGCTCGGCCGCGCCGCCCCGCCATCTGGCGATCAACCATGGCCTCGCGCTGCCGCTCGCCGCGCACGTACCGCACGGCAACGCGTTCCGGGCCATTGCACTGCACGCGATGCGGATCGACGGCGAGCCGACCCTGATCAGCTTCGGCTACCGCGCCATCGACGTGCAGGGCGCGCCGGCGGGATCGCGCGCGATGCAGGGCGGCGCCGCGTTCGCCACCGGCGATCCGGGCCGCCTCTACGGCAGCGGGCGGCTCGGCCGGCGCCTCGACGAAGGCGGCACCGGCGCGGCCGAGCACGCGCTCGTCGCGCTGATGCGCGTCGTGCATGACAGCTTCGCGGCCGACGTCGTCGCGGCCGTGCGCGCCGCCGATGCCGATTGCGTGATCGGCTACGATCCCGCCATCGATCTGCTCTCGCACCATCTGCTCAAGTACCTGGCGCCGTGCCGGCCCGACCAGCCGTGGGCGCCGCTCGGCGAGGCCCTGTTCGACATCGCGCTCGGCTGGATCGACGAGCTGATCGACGCCTGCCTCGCCGCCTCGCCCGAGCCGCTGCGCTGCATCGCGCATTCCGATCACGGCATGGCGCCCGTCCACCACGACCTGTTCCCGAACGCGTGGTTCGAGCAGGCCGGCGTGCTGATCCGCGACGACGCCGGCCAGCCCGACCTCGCGCGCTCCGCCGCGCTGCTCCACCCCGCCGAGAACGGCCTCGTGATGCTGCATCCCGGCCGCCTCGCGGCATGCGGCTTCGATCCCGGGACGCTGATCGAGGCATGGCGCGCCGCGCTGCCCGAATCGATGCGCGCCGGCTGGCATCATTTCGAAGGGCCGGCCGCCGTGTCCGGCGAGCCGCCCGGCATCGAGGGCTGGCTGATGCGATGCTACTGGCAGGCGCCCGCCGGCACGCGGCTGCGCTTCGCGCGCGCGATGCCTTTCGTGCAGCCGAGCCGCAAGGGCGGCGACCACGCCGTCTGGTCGCGCGATCCGTGGC
- a CDS encoding dephospho-CoA kinase produces the protein MSIQSGLRIALVAPSGSGKSTTAALLGQAFEAAGRRVEVLKLATPLYALQRAFYDAACRDVHDGAQDQRLLEQIATELRRIDRQSLVKNFARRLDRCEADIVINDDLRDDATDWPYLRQQGFAIVKIATSPALRAMRLHGRRDLSIVENSPLDQQMSRIRADYVVPNNGTLAVLRGHVDALAGCLLDTAARAAA, from the coding sequence ATGTCGATCCAGTCAGGCCTTCGCATCGCGCTCGTCGCGCCGAGCGGCTCGGGCAAGAGCACGACCGCCGCCCTGCTCGGGCAGGCGTTCGAGGCAGCCGGCAGGCGCGTCGAGGTACTGAAGCTCGCCACGCCGCTTTACGCGCTGCAACGCGCGTTCTACGACGCCGCGTGCCGTGACGTCCACGACGGCGCCCAGGACCAGCGCCTGCTGGAGCAGATCGCCACCGAGCTGCGCCGCATCGACCGGCAGAGCCTCGTGAAGAACTTCGCGCGGCGCCTCGATCGCTGCGAGGCCGACATCGTCATCAACGACGATCTGCGCGACGATGCCACCGACTGGCCCTATCTGCGCCAGCAGGGGTTCGCGATCGTCAAGATCGCCACCTCGCCGGCGCTGCGCGCGATGCGGCTGCACGGCCGCCGCGACCTGTCGATCGTCGAGAACAGCCCGCTCGACCAGCAGATGAGCCGGATTCGCGCCGACTACGTCGTGCCCAACAACGGCACGCTCGCGGTGCTGCGCGGCCACGTCGACGCGCTCGCCGGCTGCCTGCTCGACACCGCCGCGCGGGCCGCCGCATGA